The Phyllostomus discolor isolate MPI-MPIP mPhyDis1 chromosome 4, mPhyDis1.pri.v3, whole genome shotgun sequence genome window below encodes:
- the LTV1 gene encoding protein LTV1 homolog, whose product MPHRKKKPFIEKKKAVSFHLVHRSQRDPLAADETAPQRVLLPTQKINDEERRAEQRKYGVFFDDDYDYLQHLKEPSGPSELIPASTISVLNRRNENEDNSIISSTGIKLPSSVFASEFEEDVGLLNKAAPVSGPRLDFDPDIVAALDDDFDFDNPDNLLEDDFILQANKPRKEEAGMDIQKSEAEDGSEWEDADDGKEGGSDDDDRDCDSMGSLSDEAVSAPGGPPGALEGHLFWEEETKSRFTDYSMTSSVMRRNEQLTLHDERFEKFYEQYDDDEIGALDNADLEGSIQVDSSRLEEVLNDYYKEKAENCVRLSTLEPFEDQDLPSNELDGSEEEEVVTVVLEEGKEKWDCESICSTYSNLYNHPQLIKYEPKPKQIHISSKTGIPLNVLPKKGFTAKQVERMQMINDSDLPKVSTQPRSRNESKEDRRARKQAIKEERKERRVEKKANKLAFKLEKRRQEKELLNLQKNVGGLKL is encoded by the exons ATG CCTCACAGGAAGAAAAAGCCttttatagaaaagaagaaagctgtGTCTTTTCACCTGGTCCATCGGAGCCAACGAGATCCTTTAGCAGCGGATGAGACTGCACCCCAGAGAGTTCTGTTGCCTACACAGAAA ATAAATGATGAGGAGAGACGAGCAGAGCAGAGGAAGTACGGAGTGTTCTTTGATGACGACTATGACTACCTGCAGCACCTGAAGGAACCATCGGGGCCCTCGGAGCTCATTCCCGCTAGCACCATCAGCGTACTcaacaggagaaatgaaaacgAAGACAATTCAATAATTTCA agtACTGGAATTAAGTTGCCTTCATCAGTGTTTGCATCAGAGTTTGAGGAAGATGTTGGATTGTTAAATAAAGCAGCTCCTGTGTCAG GACCTCGGCTGGATTTTGATCCTGACATTGTTGCAGCTCTTGATGATGACTTTGACTTTGATAATCCGGATAATCTGCTTGAAGATGATTTTATTCTTCAGGCTAATAAGCCAAGAAAAGAGGAAGCGGGAATGGATATACA GAAATCGGAGGCCGAAGATGGCAGTGAGTGGGAAGATGCTGATgacgggaaggagggaggcagcgaCGACGACGACCGTGACTGTGACTCAATGGGCTCGTTATCGGACGAGGCTGTGTCCGCCCCAGGGGGACCTCCTGGGGCCCTAGAAGGTCACTTGTTCTGGGAAGAGGAGACGAAAAGCCGCTTTACCGACTATTCTATGACGTCCTCGGTCATGAGGAGAAATGAGCAGCTGACCCTCCACGATGAAAGGTTTGAGAAG TTTTACGAGCAATATGACGACGATGAAATTGGAGCTCTGGACAACGCCGACCTGGAAGGTTCCATTCAAGTTGACAGCAGTCGCTTAGAGGAAGTTTTGAACGACTACTAtaaagagaaggcagagaa CTGTGTGAGGCTGAGCACGCTCGAGCCCTTCGAGGACCAGGACCTCCCCTCGAATGAACTGGATgggtctgaggaggaggaggttgtCACTGTAGTTCTTGAAGAAGGCAAAGAGAAGTGGGATTGTGAATCCATTTGTA gtacatACTCAAATTTGTATAACCATCCACAACTTATCAAGTATGAACCGAAG CCCAAACAAATCCACATATCTTCTAAAACAGGAATACCTCTCAACGTCCTACCTAAGAAAGGATTCACAGCAAAGCAAGTAGAACGAATGCAGATGATTAACGACAGTGATCTGCCCAAGGTGTCAACCCAGCCACGCTCTAGAAACGAAAGCAAAGAAGATAGAAGAGCAAGAAAGCAAGCGATAAAAGAAGAGCGCAAG GAACGGAGAGTAGAGAAGAAAGCTAACAAACTAGCCTTCAAGCTGgagaaaagaaggcaggaaaaggagCTGCTGAACCTGCAGAAGAACGTTGGGGGCCTGAAGCTCTGA